From a single Falco peregrinus isolate bFalPer1 chromosome 10, bFalPer1.pri, whole genome shotgun sequence genomic region:
- the DMRTA2 gene encoding doublesex- and mab-3-related transcription factor A2, giving the protein MELRSELPNVPAAPPPVPPSSVAAAAAAAAATLPVSVAGSLLRAPPLLLRAAEKYPRTPKCARCRNHGVVSALKGHKRYCRWKDCMCAKCTLIAERQRVMAAQVALRRQQAQEENEARELQLLYGTAEGLALAAANGIIPPRPAYEVFGSVCAGGGGEGGAGASGKAGGGAGGGQSKMQKFELFPKTLLPSRAVTPQQAGGKPLSPDGESVPGTSSPEARHGSGSENGDGESFLSSPVSKGPKEGEESPGSISPLGSDSGSEADKDEQDPSPSAGGRQRTPIDILTRVFPAHKRSVLELVLQGCGGDVVQAIEQILNNRGPEKGPEEGWARDGALQGLPPTPAAAAAHHRPLIAGAMAPAIGALGSRSAFSPLQPNATHFGAEAGAYPLGTHLGLNPLRLAYSAHSRGLAFMTPYSTAGLMPTLGFRPPVDYAFSDLMRDRSAVHKEQVYSGGLYGPMVNNTPEKQ; this is encoded by the exons ATGGAGCTGCGGTCGGAGCTGCCCAACGtgcccgccgcgccccccccggtgccccccagctcggtggcggcggcggcggccgcggcagCGGCCACGCTGCCGGTGAGCGTAGCCGGGAGCCTGCTGCGggcgccgccgctgctgctgcgGGCGGCCGAGAAGTACCCGCGGACGCCCAAGTGCGCCCGTTGCCGCAACCACGGGGTGGTGTCGGCGCTGAAGGGCCACAAGCGGTACTGCCGCTGGAAGGACTGCATGTGCGCCAAGTGCACCCTCATCGCCGAGCGCCAGCGCGTCATGGCGGCCCAGGTGGCGCTGCGCCGCCAGCAGGCGCAGGAGGAGAACGAGGCCCGCGAGCTCCAGCTGCTGTACGGCACCGCCGAGGGGCTGGCCCTGGCGGCCGCCAACGGCATCATCCCGCCCCGGCCCGCGTACGAGGTCTTCGGCTCCGTCTgcgccgggggcggcggcgagGGAGGCGCCGGCGCCTCAGGTAAGGCC ggtgggggggccgggggggggc AGTCCAAGATGCAGAAGTTCGAGCTGTTCCCCAAGACGCTGCTGCCGAGCCGTGCCGTCACCCCGCAGCAGGCGGGCGGGAAGCCCCTCTCCCCGGACGGCGAGTCCGTGCCCGGCACCTCCTCCCCAGAAGCTCGCCACGGCTCGGGCTCGGAGAACGGGGACGGCGAGTCCTTCCTGAGCTCGCCCGTCTCCAAGGGCCcgaaggagggggaggagagcCCGGGCTCTATCAGCCCGCTGGGCTCGGACTCGGGCTCGGAGGCGGACAAGGACGAGCAGGACCCGTCGCCCTCGGCCGGCGGCCGGCAGCGGACTCCCATCGACATCCTGACGCGCGTCTTCCCGGCGCACAAGCGCAGcgtgctggagctggtgctgcagggctgcggcggggaCGTGGTACAGGCCATCGAGCAGATCCTCAACAACCGCGGCCCGGAGAAGGGCCCCGAGGAGGGCTGGGCTCGGGACGGTGCCTTGCAAGGCCTTCCGCCCactcccgccgccgccgccgcccacCACCGGCCCTTGATCGCCGGCGCCATGGCCCCCGCCATCGGCGCGCTGGGCAGCCGCTCCGCCTtctcccccctgcagcccaaCGCCACGCACTTCGGGGCCGAGGCCGGCGCCTACCCGCTGGGCACCCACCTGGGACTCAACCCCCTGCGCCTCGCCTACTCGGCGCACAGCCGGGGACTGGCCTTCATGACCCCCTACTCCACGGCCGGGCTGATGCCCACCCTGGGGTTCCGGCCGCCCGTGGACTACGCCTTCAGCGACCTCATGCGGGACCGCTCTGCCGTGCACAAGGAGCAGGTCTACTCCGGCGGGCTCTACGGGCCCATGGTCAACAACACCCCCGAGAAGCAATAG